The following proteins are encoded in a genomic region of Haloarcula salinisoli:
- a CDS encoding PKD domain-containing protein, with protein sequence MTEQTPDERGVDSTEDTESGSLRQSRRSLLASMGVGVAGLALGGVTGSAEATEEPAAEYADSSSPATTATSDGSWSDGATWDNGVPTAGQAVRIDPDVTITVDSVTEKIKTLDVAGTLEFATDTDSNLRVETIVTRPDSTMHIGTESDPISPDSEARITIVHHEDISEKDNDPERISKGLITMGELEIHGAEKTSWTELASAPKSGDTKLELPEAPTNWNEGDEIVVPGLDPKENEDEERTIASVSGAAVELDEPLEHDHVPPENKLDVELTAYALNLTRNVVMESEVQERDPDKEARINRQGHMMVMQPAQSLHNFRTIHLGRTNKDFKFDKQPIDEESLNGDEPNPKSRYSVHFHRTGLGAEPHEVSGVVAQNSPGWGIVNHHSHANVRDSITYQVYGSGFVTESGPERGSFKRCFALRSRGSDFKGYLQTRLGHEDFGHEGHGFWFQGPGVAMEDCVAAGHDKYAYAMYGEMLDPGHSSGGGNYPNELAIEDGLLPEDADPDGTSKSKYLPFKSFTRNTAFASGGGLDYVEFDGKSEVKKSVVDTFTVYNIYAYGKYGRYGGNRMGEGGKCAITQRYADYLHVKNPQLCNNDVGGGHGFRPNFYPRFSEIEGGIIEGFDVGVQSLFMWNHSIEDITFYDNGDDIHVTRIGDEWKDVHMKNIDFGAESGRGLDLNFSWGSTHPYKMFGQDLTIDLDGERVYLDQQDPDFVPFENPGDVDRLKSKGDVPGIFGLSSLDEVKSEIPGKTNAELQAEYGTSIFNELTPPEAESHPNVSGGVVGGSNESPSGDVTVDPAAMTGESVTAEVTGLSDADGSIDRVFWTYGDGQRSNGESMTTSFEEAGEHEITAHIIDDDGASELVSETVGVVDELEPSTNPGPVSPGVKYDVSDNIDPGSGGSGVHDQINLGVVGSPNEKDITYEGYLQVPESGAYRFTFIVNEKGTVYIDGTEVTGAQEEYDTTNTSTGHIGLEAGLHEIRVEYSEFGASHALEVRMDGGGMSGEIPADALYHEDEDGEVITDMPRATFSTTDEGGRTVSFDASGSNSPEGSISSYEWDFGDGSTASGETVEHTYDTGGFYDVALTVTDDADQTGDITKEVEVGEIHEIVIDGLDDQESDYELSVSGTLKKGEDASVVDTIDESTVSAEIGGAQDNYHYGGEVTSWSLDKDIPVKITIDGEEVDPSTLGESDEPESISEAFDEDDDGEMDDDEILDAVEYWQDEEPVPGIGGEIIDDQKILDLVESWQGGGDK encoded by the coding sequence ATGACTGAACAGACACCTGACGAACGAGGCGTGGATAGCACTGAAGATACCGAATCGGGCAGTCTACGGCAGTCTCGACGGTCACTGCTCGCGTCGATGGGGGTCGGCGTCGCTGGGCTAGCACTGGGCGGGGTCACGGGTTCGGCCGAGGCGACCGAGGAGCCTGCTGCGGAGTACGCCGACAGCAGTTCACCGGCGACGACGGCCACGTCGGACGGGAGCTGGTCGGACGGCGCCACCTGGGACAACGGCGTCCCGACGGCTGGCCAGGCCGTCCGTATCGACCCCGACGTGACGATTACCGTCGACAGCGTCACCGAGAAGATCAAGACACTGGACGTGGCTGGTACCCTGGAGTTCGCCACGGACACCGACAGCAACCTTCGCGTCGAAACGATCGTCACCCGGCCCGACAGCACCATGCATATCGGGACCGAATCGGACCCGATTTCACCGGACAGCGAGGCTCGTATCACCATCGTCCACCACGAGGACATCAGCGAGAAGGACAACGATCCCGAGCGCATCAGCAAGGGGCTCATCACGATGGGCGAACTCGAGATTCACGGTGCCGAGAAGACGAGCTGGACCGAGCTCGCGAGTGCGCCGAAGTCGGGCGATACGAAACTGGAGCTACCGGAGGCACCGACCAACTGGAACGAGGGCGACGAGATCGTCGTCCCTGGACTCGACCCTAAAGAGAACGAGGACGAGGAGCGGACCATCGCGAGCGTGTCCGGAGCGGCCGTGGAACTCGACGAACCGCTCGAACACGACCACGTGCCGCCGGAGAACAAGCTCGACGTCGAGCTGACCGCCTACGCCCTGAACCTCACCCGCAACGTCGTCATGGAGTCCGAGGTCCAGGAACGGGACCCAGACAAGGAGGCGCGAATCAACCGGCAGGGCCACATGATGGTGATGCAGCCCGCCCAGTCGCTGCACAACTTCCGGACGATCCATCTGGGCCGCACCAACAAGGACTTCAAATTCGACAAGCAACCAATCGATGAAGAGTCGCTCAACGGCGACGAACCGAACCCCAAGTCCCGGTACTCCGTGCACTTCCACAGGACCGGGCTGGGTGCCGAGCCACACGAGGTCAGCGGCGTCGTCGCCCAGAACAGCCCGGGCTGGGGCATCGTCAATCACCACTCGCACGCGAACGTGCGCGACTCGATCACGTACCAGGTGTATGGCTCCGGCTTCGTGACCGAGTCCGGCCCGGAACGCGGTTCGTTCAAGCGATGTTTCGCGCTGCGTTCGCGCGGGAGCGATTTCAAAGGTTACTTACAAACCCGCCTGGGGCACGAGGACTTCGGCCACGAGGGTCACGGGTTCTGGTTCCAGGGCCCGGGCGTCGCCATGGAGGACTGCGTCGCGGCCGGCCACGATAAATACGCATACGCCATGTATGGCGAAATGCTGGACCCCGGACACAGCTCGGGCGGGGGGAACTATCCGAACGAGCTGGCGATCGAAGACGGCCTACTCCCGGAGGACGCCGACCCCGACGGAACGAGCAAGAGCAAGTACCTCCCGTTCAAGTCGTTCACCCGAAACACGGCCTTCGCCTCCGGTGGCGGCCTCGACTACGTGGAATTCGACGGGAAAAGCGAGGTGAAGAAATCGGTCGTCGACACGTTCACCGTCTACAACATCTATGCGTACGGCAAGTACGGACGCTACGGCGGCAATCGCATGGGCGAGGGCGGCAAGTGTGCAATCACACAGCGCTATGCCGACTATCTCCACGTGAAGAACCCACAGCTCTGTAACAACGACGTCGGCGGCGGCCACGGGTTCCGACCGAACTTCTACCCACGCTTCAGTGAAATCGAGGGCGGTATTATCGAAGGGTTCGACGTTGGCGTCCAGTCGCTCTTTATGTGGAATCACTCCATCGAGGACATCACCTTCTACGACAATGGTGACGACATCCATGTCACCCGGATCGGTGACGAGTGGAAGGACGTCCACATGAAGAACATCGACTTCGGTGCGGAGTCAGGGAGGGGCCTGGATCTCAATTTCTCGTGGGGCTCGACCCATCCCTACAAGATGTTCGGCCAGGACCTCACCATCGACCTCGACGGCGAGCGGGTCTACCTCGACCAGCAGGACCCGGATTTCGTCCCGTTCGAGAATCCCGGAGATGTCGACCGGCTGAAATCCAAGGGTGACGTACCGGGAATTTTCGGCCTGAGCAGCTTGGACGAGGTGAAATCGGAAATTCCGGGCAAGACGAACGCAGAGCTACAGGCAGAATACGGTACCAGCATCTTCAACGAGCTGACGCCGCCAGAAGCTGAGTCACACCCCAATGTCAGTGGCGGCGTGGTCGGTGGGTCGAACGAATCGCCCAGCGGCGACGTTACGGTCGATCCGGCGGCAATGACCGGTGAATCCGTCACCGCCGAGGTCACCGGACTCAGTGACGCCGACGGCTCCATCGACCGTGTCTTTTGGACGTACGGGGACGGCCAGCGTTCGAATGGTGAGTCGATGACCACCAGTTTCGAGGAGGCCGGTGAACACGAGATCACGGCTCACATCATCGACGACGACGGTGCCAGCGAACTCGTCTCCGAGACCGTCGGTGTCGTCGACGAGTTGGAGCCGTCGACGAACCCGGGACCAGTCTCGCCCGGTGTCAAGTACGACGTCTCGGACAATATCGACCCCGGTTCCGGGGGATCCGGTGTCCATGATCAAATTAACCTCGGAGTGGTCGGCAGTCCCAACGAAAAGGATATTACGTACGAGGGCTACCTGCAGGTTCCCGAGAGTGGGGCCTACAGGTTTACTTTCATCGTGAACGAGAAGGGGACAGTATACATCGACGGAACGGAAGTTACAGGCGCACAGGAGGAGTACGACACCACCAACACCTCAACCGGACATATCGGACTGGAAGCAGGCCTGCACGAGATCCGTGTCGAGTACAGCGAGTTCGGCGCCAGTCACGCCCTCGAAGTGCGTATGGACGGCGGGGGGATGTCCGGCGAAATCCCCGCTGACGCGCTCTACCACGAAGACGAGGACGGCGAGGTCATAACTGATATGCCGCGGGCCACGTTCTCCACCACGGACGAGGGCGGGCGGACGGTGTCGTTCGACGCGAGCGGGTCGAATTCCCCGGAGGGCTCGATCAGCAGCTACGAGTGGGACTTCGGCGACGGCTCGACTGCCAGCGGCGAGACCGTCGAGCACACCTACGACACCGGTGGGTTCTACGATGTGGCGTTGACAGTGACCGACGACGCCGATCAGACCGGCGACATCACCAAAGAGGTCGAGGTCGGCGAGATCCACGAGATAGTTATCGATGGGCTCGACGACCAGGAATCCGATTACGAGCTCTCCGTCAGTGGCACACTCAAAAAAGGCGAGGACGCTAGCGTAGTGGATACCATCGATGAGAGCACTGTGTCGGCAGAGATCGGCGGCGCTCAGGACAACTATCATTACGGGGGTGAAGTTACCAGCTGGTCGCTGGACAAAGACATCCCGGTCAAAATCACGATCGACGGCGAGGAAGTCGACCCGTCGACGCTCGGTGAATCGGACGAACCCGAATCGATCTCCGAGGCCTTCGACGAGGACGACGACGGGGAGATGGACGACGACGAGATACTCGACGCAGTCGAGTACTGGCAGGACGAGGAGCCGGTCCCCGGCATCGGCGGCGAGATAATCGATGACCAGAAGATACTGGATCTCGTCGAGAGCTGGCAGGGCGGGGGAGACAAGTGA
- the gpmI gene encoding 2,3-bisphosphoglycerate-independent phosphoglycerate mutase: protein MQVGLVILDGWGLNPDTDVRDAVAAAETPDFDRFREAGADSTLQTHGRRVGLPEGQMGNSEVGHLNIGAGRVVKQDSARVTDSVARSRGEKEPDPDDQDPAFFENEHLLSAFEYAEENDGKVHFMGLVSDGGVHSYQDHLHALIELADERGTETVTHAFTDGRDTSPKGGEGYLSQLASHAEKHGTGHVATVTGRYYAMDRDQNWERTRRAYDAVVDADGDHDVSAAVTAATESYARDTTDEFIEPTVVGDYAGMAEGDAAVFFNFRSDRARQLSRLLADIRPDAWGGDTEPPTIRLVTMTQYDSTFDLPVAFPPNQPADTYGEVLSEAGLTQLRLAESEKYPHVTYFLNGGREVEFEGERREIVESPDVPTYDLQPEMSAPGVTDTAIDVIESEDPDALVLNYANPDMVGHTGDFDAAQTAVEAVDEQLGRLVETIHDAGGHVLICADHGNADDMGTEEDPHTAHTTNPVPFIYVAPDGTADGLEARDGGTLADLAPTMLSLIDVDQPDAMTGEPLVE, encoded by the coding sequence ATGCAAGTCGGGCTCGTAATCCTCGACGGCTGGGGACTGAATCCGGATACAGATGTACGGGACGCCGTCGCAGCGGCCGAGACACCGGACTTCGACCGGTTTCGCGAGGCCGGTGCGGACTCGACGCTGCAGACACACGGCCGCCGGGTCGGGTTGCCCGAGGGCCAGATGGGCAACAGCGAAGTGGGCCATCTCAACATCGGCGCCGGGCGCGTCGTCAAGCAGGACTCGGCCCGCGTCACCGACAGCGTCGCTCGCTCGCGCGGCGAGAAGGAACCTGACCCCGACGACCAGGACCCGGCCTTCTTCGAGAACGAACATCTCCTCTCTGCCTTCGAGTACGCCGAGGAAAACGACGGCAAGGTCCACTTCATGGGACTTGTCTCGGACGGTGGCGTCCACTCGTATCAGGACCACCTCCACGCGCTCATCGAACTCGCCGACGAGCGTGGCACTGAAACTGTGACCCACGCCTTCACCGACGGCCGCGACACCTCGCCGAAGGGCGGCGAAGGGTACCTCTCACAGCTCGCGTCCCACGCCGAGAAACACGGCACCGGCCACGTCGCGACGGTGACGGGCCGCTACTACGCCATGGACCGCGACCAGAACTGGGAGCGGACCAGGCGAGCGTACGACGCCGTCGTCGACGCCGACGGTGACCACGATGTCAGCGCCGCCGTCACCGCCGCCACCGAATCCTACGCCCGTGACACCACCGACGAGTTCATCGAGCCGACCGTCGTGGGCGACTACGCGGGGATGGCTGAGGGCGACGCGGCCGTCTTCTTCAACTTCCGTTCGGACCGCGCCCGCCAGCTCTCCCGGCTGCTCGCGGATATCCGCCCCGACGCCTGGGGGGGAGACACCGAGCCGCCGACCATCCGGCTGGTGACGATGACCCAGTACGACAGCACGTTCGACCTGCCCGTCGCTTTCCCGCCGAACCAGCCCGCAGACACCTACGGCGAGGTGCTCTCCGAGGCCGGACTCACGCAGCTCCGGCTGGCCGAATCCGAGAAGTACCCACACGTCACCTACTTCCTCAACGGCGGCCGCGAGGTCGAGTTCGAGGGCGAGCGCCGGGAGATCGTCGAGTCCCCGGACGTGCCGACCTACGACCTCCAGCCGGAGATGAGCGCGCCCGGCGTCACCGACACCGCTATCGACGTGATAGAATCCGAGGACCCTGACGCCCTCGTCCTGAACTACGCCAACCCGGACATGGTCGGCCACACCGGTGACTTCGACGCGGCACAGACCGCCGTCGAAGCGGTCGACGAGCAACTCGGCCGGCTTGTCGAGACCATCCACGACGCCGGCGGCCACGTCCTCATCTGTGCCGACCACGGCAACGCCGACGACATGGGCACCGAAGAGGACCCACACACCGCCCACACGACCAACCCGGTGCCGTTCATCTACGTCGCGCCGGACGGGACCGCCGACGGGTTGGAGGCACGGGACGGCGGCACCCTCGCCGACCTCGCGCCGACCATGCTCTCGCTCATCGACGTCGACCAGCCCGACGCGATGACCGGCGAGCCGCTGGTCGAGTAG
- a CDS encoding PH domain-containing protein, translating into MTDTPTAGPLEPYLHDDERLRHLLTNSRVGVERGDDGARAVRPGDSSGAYLGLTDQRIVVLVVDPVDRNADFVTSHRYTNVADVTVESETLTTRVEFETVYGETYSFTTRESDVEAVATFLSVSCEGSGGPSTDHDELEEHCEALSAYLANGEWEAFDNRVPAAMEAVESRRGDSAGPQLADAGAVATDLHCLVRDRYVLAGREKVVSARRRLEAGELEQSYRDARTAYERFERAREQATQEALATANAIVGLTKADDIADTSLGRLFATGRHRFARATDGSSEARIDDLEAALDIYETVGTLVTGSDVASEQARERAREEAGNAIEALVEARLASAREARQAADWEQTVDNEAVARKMAESARADLDRALELATAYPPGDADAIRERCSQLVSEFGLEER; encoded by the coding sequence ATGACCGATACACCGACCGCAGGACCCCTGGAGCCGTATCTACACGACGACGAGCGGCTGCGTCACCTGCTGACGAACTCTCGGGTCGGTGTCGAGCGCGGTGACGACGGTGCCCGCGCAGTCCGTCCCGGAGATAGCAGCGGCGCCTATCTGGGCCTGACCGACCAACGCATCGTCGTTCTGGTCGTCGACCCGGTCGACCGCAACGCCGACTTCGTGACGTCACACCGGTATACGAACGTCGCTGACGTAACAGTGGAAAGCGAGACCCTGACGACGCGTGTCGAGTTCGAGACGGTCTACGGGGAGACGTACTCGTTTACGACCCGCGAATCAGATGTCGAAGCGGTGGCGACGTTCCTCTCGGTGTCCTGTGAGGGGTCGGGTGGGCCGTCAACCGACCACGACGAGCTCGAGGAACACTGCGAGGCGCTGTCCGCGTACCTCGCGAACGGCGAGTGGGAGGCCTTCGACAACAGAGTGCCAGCGGCGATGGAGGCCGTCGAGTCGCGCCGGGGCGACAGTGCGGGCCCACAGCTCGCAGACGCCGGTGCAGTGGCGACGGACCTCCACTGTCTCGTCCGCGACAGATACGTTCTGGCGGGCCGCGAGAAGGTCGTGTCGGCACGCCGCCGACTCGAAGCCGGGGAGCTGGAACAGAGCTACCGGGACGCGCGGACGGCGTACGAACGCTTCGAGCGCGCCCGTGAGCAGGCAACCCAGGAAGCCCTCGCGACGGCGAACGCTATCGTTGGGCTGACGAAGGCCGACGACATCGCCGATACGAGTCTCGGGCGGCTCTTCGCGACCGGTCGTCATCGGTTCGCCAGGGCGACGGACGGGAGTAGCGAGGCGCGTATCGACGACCTCGAGGCGGCGCTGGACATCTACGAGACGGTCGGAACGCTTGTCACCGGCAGCGATGTGGCGTCGGAACAGGCCAGAGAGCGGGCGCGTGAAGAGGCTGGAAACGCCATCGAGGCGCTCGTCGAGGCACGGCTGGCGTCCGCCCGCGAAGCCCGGCAGGCGGCCGACTGGGAGCAGACAGTCGACAACGAGGCGGTGGCCCGGAAAATGGCCGAGTCAGCGCGGGCCGACCTCGACCGTGCGCTGGAGCTGGCCACTGCGTACCCGCCGGGCGACGCCGACGCGATACGTGAGCGGTGCTCGCAACTGGTGTCGGAGTTCGGGCTAGAGGAGCGTTGA
- a CDS encoding RNA 2'-phosphotransferase, whose amino-acid sequence MSADVRRCDHHGFFEGDSCPHCEADDEHVVDGGHRRQLSKFMSGALRHFPDDAGLVLDDAGWTPFPDLVAAVESKYGWADRQTVDAVVATDPKGRFERDPGTDGDPDRLRAAYGHSVDVTIESEGGPVPDRLYHGTAPRNVDGITEEGLRPMNRQQVHLSASVETARAVGNRHASDPVVFEVDAAAMEADGHDIDKRGDATYTTGRVPPAYLSRLNSKG is encoded by the coding sequence GCGACGATGCGACCACCACGGTTTCTTCGAGGGCGATAGCTGCCCACACTGCGAGGCAGACGATGAGCACGTCGTCGATGGCGGCCACCGCCGACAGCTCTCGAAGTTCATGTCGGGTGCGCTCAGACACTTCCCGGACGACGCCGGGCTGGTACTCGACGACGCCGGCTGGACACCGTTTCCCGACCTCGTCGCCGCCGTCGAGTCGAAGTACGGCTGGGCCGACCGACAGACGGTCGACGCCGTCGTGGCGACGGACCCCAAAGGCCGGTTCGAGCGCGACCCCGGAACCGACGGCGACCCCGACCGACTCCGGGCGGCCTACGGCCACTCGGTCGACGTGACCATCGAGTCCGAGGGCGGCCCAGTCCCGGACAGGCTCTATCACGGCACCGCGCCACGGAACGTGGATGGGATTACCGAGGAAGGACTGCGACCGATGAACCGCCAGCAGGTCCACCTCTCGGCGAGCGTCGAGACGGCACGAGCGGTGGGCAATCGCCACGCCAGCGACCCCGTCGTCTTCGAGGTCGACGCGGCGGCGATGGAAGCGGACGGCCACGACATCGACAAGCGCGGTGACGCCACCTACACGACCGGCCGCGTGCCGCCGGCGTATCTCTCGAGGTTGAACAGTAAAGGGTAG